TTGTGGCGTGATCGTATTCGTATCTTGTATAGACATTCTTTCACGCACAACACGTTCCATTCTTGATAGCCCAATACGGAATTGATTTTGGAGTAATTCTCCAACCGAGCGAAGACGACGATTACCTAAATGGTCAATATCATCCGTATCTCCTACTTGATGTAATAGATTAAAGAAGTAACTAATAGAAGCAATAATGTCAGCTTGAGTAATATTCTTAACAGACTCCTCAATATAAGCATTGCCGATCACATTAATTACTTGCTCACCATCTGCATCACTAGGTGCATAAATTTTAATAGACTGCAGTAAAATCTCTTCTTCTATTACTCCACCTACTGTATGGAAGCTTTTAAACCCAGCTCCATCGATTAGCTGAGGAAGTATGCGATCTAGTGTCCTACGATCTAACAAAGTTCCTTTTTCAGCAATGATTTCACCAGTTTCAGAATCAACAAGTGTTTCAGCTAAGCGCTGATTAAATAATCTATTTTTCAAATGCAACTTCTTGTTAATTTTATAGCGTCCTACACTAGCTAGATCATAACGCTTCGGATCGAAGAAACGAGACTCTAGTAGGCTTTTTGCATTTTCTACTGTAGGTGGTTCACCTGGTCGTAGACGTTCATATATTTCTAGTAATGCTTTTTCAGTACTTTCGGTATTGTCTTTTTCAAGGGTGTTGCGGATATATTCGTTATCACCAATTAAATCGATGATTTCTTGATCAGACCCAAACCCTAACGAACGCAAAAGAACCGTAACCGGTAACTTCCGAGTACGATCGATACGCACGTATACTACGTCCTTCGCATCAGTTTCATATTCTAACCATGCTCCTCGGTTTGGAATTACAGTTGCTGTAAAACCCTTTTTACCGTTTTTATCAACTTTGCCACTGTAATAAACACTAGGTGAGCGTACAAGCTGAGAAACAATAACTCGCTCAGCACCATTAATAACAAACGTACCTGTTTCTGTCATTAACGGGAAATCTCCCATAAATACATCCTGGTCCTTCACTTCACCTGTTTCTTTATTCACTAAGCGTACTTTTACGCGCAGTGGAGCAGAATATGTAACATCGCGTTCCTTCGATTCTGCTACAGGGTACTTAGGCTCACCCAAGCTATAATCAATAAACTCAAGTGAAAGGTTACCTGTAAAATCTTCAATTGGAGAAATATCTCTAAACATTTCTCTAAGACCCTCATCAAGAAACCACTGATATGAAGAGGTTTGAATTTCAATAAGATTTGGCAATTCTAATACTTCACTAATACGAGCGTAACTTCTTCGTTGGCGGTGTCGTCCAAACTGAACTACTTGACCTGTCAACTGATTCACCCCTCAAATCAAGCGTTTTATTATTACTGCATATATATTTGTCTTACGAACTGAAAAATCATCAGTCATAAGGCAAAAAATAAAAGGGTTTCTTTTTAGAAAACCACATTTTACTCACGAACTATTGATTTTTTTAGTTTTTCCATTCAAACTAAACAATATACAACTAATATGATAATTTTTTCAATTATATTAGAAAAAATACATATTTGGCATTTTATAATGTTAACACAACAAAAAATAACCGTCAACTTTTTTTTGCTTTTATGATATAATAGCCTTTTTTCTTAGTAACTATCTCTACTTCCCTGAAGATTGCTTTAAGCTTTTCAACTGCTGAGGGAGCTCCTTGCTTTTTCTGAATAACAACCCATAGCTCTCCACCATCATCTAAATAATCGAGACTTTCTTCTAATATCGTATGAACTACTTTTTTCCCTGCTCGAATAGGTGGATTTGATAATATAGCAGAAAAAGACCGTTGATTTACACCCTCAAACAAATCACTTTTATAAATGGTTACATTTGAAACACCATTCAATTGCTTATTTTTTTCAGCTAACTCAAGTGCCCGTTCATTAACATCAACCATTTCCACCCGTTGTTTGTGAAATGCTTTTGCAATCGAAAGACCAATCGGCCCGTAACCACAGCCAATATCAAGTATAGAACCATCTGCTTCAGAAGGCTCAAAATGTTGTATTAATAATTTAGAACCGAAGTCAACTTCACTTTTCGAGAATACACCATTATCTGTAATAAAAGAAAACATAAAGCCCTTTAATTCATAACTCCAAGTTTGTGGGTTGCTATTCACTTTAGGCTTATCTGTAAAATAATGATCCCCCAAAAAACGACCCCCTGTCCTTCTTAAAATTTCGTATTAACTTCTTTAGCATGAATTGTTGTTTCACGCACTTAGAAGTTAACTATTCACAGCATCTTATCTTAATGTTTCATTCTTAATAATTGTTGCTTTTCGTCAATAGAGCTAAAAGCCAATATAACTAACGCTCTTGGCACCTTTTCTCCTCTAAAGACATCAGATACTCAAATGCATGTTAAAAACAACAACAACATATTTTTAATAATATGAGTCTTAAAAAAAGCTCGCTAATATTATTAGCGAGCTTTTTTTTATTCAACAAAATTACTTAACTTCTACGCCAGCTCCAACTTCTTCAAGCTTCGCTTTAAGTTCTTCAGCTTCGTCTTTAGAAACGCCTTCTTTAAGTGTTTTTGGAGTGTTATCAACTAATTCTTTAGCTTCTTTTAAGCCAAGACCAGTGATTTCACGAACAGCTTTGATAACTTTAATTTTTTGTGAACCAGCACTTGTAAGTTCTACATCAAATTCAGTTTTTTCAGCAGCAGCGTCTCCACCAGCAGCTCCACCTACTACAGCTACAGGAGCAGCAGCAGTTACACCAAATTCTTCTTCAATAGCTTTTACTAAGTCGTTTAATTCTAAAACAGTCATTTCCTTAACTGCTTCAATGATTTGTTCTTTAGTCATTATAATTTCCTCCTTGAAAAGTTGTAATTTTTTATACAAATACTATTTGTTTACTTAAATTATGCGCCTTGTTCTTCTTTTTGATCTGCAACAGCTTTTGTTGCAAGAGCAAGATTGCGAATAGGTGCTTGAAGTACGCTAAGCAACATAGATAATAATCCTTCGCGTGATGGAAGTTCTGCAAGAGCTTTAACGTCTTCTACTGATGCGATATTACCTTCAATCACACCTGCTTTAATCTCAAGTGCTTCATGGTCCTTCGCAAAGTTGTTAAGAATTTTCGCAGGAGCTACTACATCTTCAACACCAAAAGCAATTGCATTTGGTCCAGTTAAATGTTCGTTCAACCCCTCTAAACCAGCTTCTTCTGTTGCACGACGTGTTAAAGTATTTTTATATACTTTAAATTCAACACCTGCTTCACGAAGTTGCTTACGAAGTTCTGTTACTTCTGCAACAGTTAAACCACGATAGTCTACTACTACCGTTGATTTACTACCACGAAGTTTATCAGCAATTTCCGTTACGATCTGCTGTTTTTGTTCAACTGCGTTACTCATCCCTACACCTCCTATGATTTTTCTCTGGTTACTTATACCGCTTGGTGTATGCCGAAATTTTTCTTTCTCTTTCAGCAAAAAACCTCCACATCTATAAGACACGGAGGTTTGATATACAATAATTAACATTCTGTTATTACACTGTATATTTACAAAACACCTCGGTGGGAAATTAAGCTCATTATGAGCACCTACTGTCTACGGTATAAATTATATTCTATTTAAACAACAAGGATGATTATATAGAATCATAACCTGTTTGTCAAATTATTTATTAATTAGTTTGCATCAGTTACTGTTGAAGGGTCAATTTTAATTCCAGGTCCCATCGTTGAAGTTACTGATACATTTTTCATGTACGTACCTTTCGCTGCTGCAGGTTTCACTTTTACCATCGTGTCAAAAATTGTAGTAAAGTTTTCTTCTAGCTTTCCTTCTTCAAAGGAAACTTTACCAATTGGCACATGAATGTTACCTTGCTTATCTACACGGTACTCTACTTTACCAGCTTTAATTTCATTAATAGCTTTCGCAACATCAAATGTTACAGTACCTGTTTTAGGGTTAGGCATTAAACCTTTAGGTCCTAATACTCGACCTAATTTACCTACTTCACCCATCATATCTGGAGTTGCAACGATCACATCAAAATCAAACCAACCTTGATTGATTTTATTAATGTAGTCGCTATCACCAACAAAATCAGCACCCGCTGCTTCTGCTTCTTTTGCTTTTTCACCTTTTGCAAAAACTAACACACGTTGTACTTTACCAGTACCATGTGGTAGTACGACAGCACCACGGATTTGTTGATCTGCTTTCTTAGGGTCAACACCTAAACGGAAAGCAACTTCAACCGTTGCGTCAAATTTTGTTGTGTTTGTCTTCTTAACTAGTTCAATCGCTTCTCCCACTGGGTAAGCTTTTGTACGGTCTACTAATTTAGCAGCCTCTACGTACTTTTTACCTCTTTTAGCCATTGTATTTCCTCCTTATTTGTGGTTTTAACGGAACAACCTCCCACGAATAAAGGTTGCGAATGAGAATGCACTCATAGCCGCAACCTCCCAACACCTATATGCGCACGCGATTAATCTTCAATAACAATCCCCATACTGCGGGCTGTACCTTCAACCATTCGCATTGCTGATTCAACATTTGCTGCATTTAAATCAGGCATTTTTGTTTCAGCAATTTCGCGTACTTTGTCACGTTTTACAGTCGCTACTTTATTACGGTTTGGTTCACCTGAACCAGACTCAATTCCAGCAGCTTTTTTAAGTAATACTGCTGCAGGTGGAGTTTTAGTAATAAAAGTAAATGAACGGTCTTCGAAAACTGTAATTTCAACCGGTATAATTAAACCAGCTTGATCAGCTGTACGAGCATTAAATTCCTTACAGAATCCCATGATATTTACACCTGCTTGCCCTAAGGCTGGTCCAACCGGTGGTGCCGGATTTGCTTTACCAGCAGGAATTTGTAACTTAACAACTTTTATTGCTTTTTTAGCCACGAGACACACCTCCTTAAAGTCCGTGATGTGGTAATAGGGTATTCCCTCCCACTCATCGTAAACCTTTATTATCTATTCGAGGATGTCCAAATCGTCTGAGAGAAGGAACCGTCAAGAGACTTAAGTCAGCATACCTTACCATTTCTCATGTACGATGCATATGTACATGAAATTTAGTAGCATAGTCGACTAGTACTTCTTCATCCTTTTTTGAACACTCACTATAATAAAGATATATTATCATCTAGCCCCATATTTTTTGAGACATACTGACTTTGAAATATTACCACTTTTTTTGTGTCATTTCAAGTTTAATTGGTTATATTTTTTCTATTTGATCAAAGTCTAGCTCAACTGGCGTTTCACGTCCAAACATATTTACAAGGACTTTAACTTTACTCTTATCAACGTCAAGCTCTTCAATTTTACCTGTAAAGTTAGCAAAAGGACCATCCTTCACTTTTACCGTTTCACTAAGTTCAAAATCAACCTCAACGACTTTTTCTTCCATACCCATTCTTTTTAATACATGAGTAATTTCATCTGGTAACAACGGAGTTGGTTTTGATCCAGAGCCTGATGATCCGACAAAACCTGTTACTCCAGGTGTGTTTCGTACAACATACCAAGAGTCATCTGTCATTATGATTTCTACCAGCACATATCCTGGGAATACTTTTTTCTTAACGACTTTCTTTTTTCCATTCTTCACATCTGTTTCTTCTTCTTCAGGAACTACAACTCTAAATATTTTATCTTGCATTCCCATTGACTCAACACGTTTTTCTAAATTTGCTTTTACTTTGTTTTCATAACCTGAATACGTATGAACAACATACCAATTCTTTTCCATTCGATAGGACTTATTATGTCCTTCCCTCCCCAACAATAAAATAGACCTGAAAGCGCAAACAGCGCACTCACTGGTGACAAGCATATGGCGAACCATCAATAAGATTGCTTTTTATCCTTATTGACGAGTCGGTTATAACCTCGAGCTGACGGCTGTTGAAGCTAGTCATTCAACAAAGACCAAACGTCTCATTCATCCCACACAAGCACTGGAGCCACCTCACTTGAAGGCGCTTTTTTGCCTTCTAGTAATAAGGTATAGTGGCCTCATGGGGATGGTTAAAATTCCTACACCTAAAGAGTTAACGTTTCGTCAATTTTCATAAAGGCACTCTCAGACGTAAAACATTCATCAGCAGGTTATATACCTGGTTATCTGCGTCTTCTTGTTAAAGCGTCTGCCATAAATACATTTTTTCTTCCCAAATCAAAAAACCCGTTACCGGGCTTTTCATCTACTAACTTTATCAATCATTATACCATGACAATGCAATTGTTATTCAACTACTAATTCAATTAAAAAAGAAATAATTTGGTCTGTTAAAGCAAAAAACAACACAAAAAATACTACAGTTGAAAGTACCGTAATAGTATAGCGAGTCAATTCCTTTTGTTTAGGCCAACTTACTTTTTTCATTTCACGTACAACATCACGCAAAAATGTTGTTAAACGTTTCATATACGTAACCTCCAGCGCCGGTTTTTATATAATCTAGGTTGTTAAAAATTATTTTGCTTCTTGATGGGTTGTATGTGTATTACAAGTTTTACAAAACTTATTTATTTCAAGTCTTTTCTCTGTTTTTGCATCAGTTTTCATAGTTATATAGTTTCGACTTCCACACTCACTGCATGCAAGGACTATTTTTTTACTCATGATAACACCTACCATAGACATACATGTCCTTAAAAGATTATCATACCATTCTTTTCTATGTCAACAACTGTTAACAAATGGAGGAAAGCTACAAGCTTATCTCTCTCAACTCTAAATAACGCTCAAGCTTTCTTTTTACTCTTTGTAGTGCATTATCAATA
This window of the Bacillus sp. SM2101 genome carries:
- the rplJ gene encoding 50S ribosomal protein L10, with the protein product MSNAVEQKQQIVTEIADKLRGSKSTVVVDYRGLTVAEVTELRKQLREAGVEFKVYKNTLTRRATEEAGLEGLNEHLTGPNAIAFGVEDVVAPAKILNNFAKDHEALEIKAGVIEGNIASVEDVKALAELPSREGLLSMLLSVLQAPIRNLALATKAVADQKEEQGA
- the rpmG gene encoding 50S ribosomal protein L33, which encodes MSKKIVLACSECGSRNYITMKTDAKTEKRLEINKFCKTCNTHTTHQEAK
- the nusG gene encoding transcription termination/antitermination protein NusG, giving the protein MEKNWYVVHTYSGYENKVKANLEKRVESMGMQDKIFRVVVPEEEETDVKNGKKKVVKKKVFPGYVLVEIIMTDDSWYVVRNTPGVTGFVGSSGSGSKPTPLLPDEITHVLKRMGMEEKVVEVDFELSETVKVKDGPFANFTGKIEELDVDKSKVKVLVNMFGRETPVELDFDQIEKI
- the secE gene encoding preprotein translocase subunit SecE, whose amino-acid sequence is MKRLTTFLRDVVREMKKVSWPKQKELTRYTITVLSTVVFFVLFFALTDQIISFLIELVVE
- the rplL gene encoding 50S ribosomal protein L7/L12 — its product is MTKEQIIEAVKEMTVLELNDLVKAIEEEFGVTAAAPVAVVGGAAGGDAAAEKTEFDVELTSAGSQKIKVIKAVREITGLGLKEAKELVDNTPKTLKEGVSKDEAEELKAKLEEVGAGVEVK
- a CDS encoding class I SAM-dependent methyltransferase; translation: MGDHYFTDKPKVNSNPQTWSYELKGFMFSFITDNGVFSKSEVDFGSKLLIQHFEPSEADGSILDIGCGYGPIGLSIAKAFHKQRVEMVDVNERALELAEKNKQLNGVSNVTIYKSDLFEGVNQRSFSAILSNPPIRAGKKVVHTILEESLDYLDDGGELWVVIQKKQGAPSAVEKLKAIFREVEIVTKKKGYYIIKAKKS
- the rplA gene encoding 50S ribosomal protein L1, whose product is MAKRGKKYVEAAKLVDRTKAYPVGEAIELVKKTNTTKFDATVEVAFRLGVDPKKADQQIRGAVVLPHGTGKVQRVLVFAKGEKAKEAEAAGADFVGDSDYINKINQGWFDFDVIVATPDMMGEVGKLGRVLGPKGLMPNPKTGTVTFDVAKAINEIKAGKVEYRVDKQGNIHVPIGKVSFEEGKLEENFTTIFDTMVKVKPAAAKGTYMKNVSVTSTMGPGIKIDPSTVTDAN
- the rplK gene encoding 50S ribosomal protein L11, giving the protein MAKKAIKVVKLQIPAGKANPAPPVGPALGQAGVNIMGFCKEFNARTADQAGLIIPVEITVFEDRSFTFITKTPPAAVLLKKAAGIESGSGEPNRNKVATVKRDKVREIAETKMPDLNAANVESAMRMVEGTARSMGIVIED